One window of the Diachasmimorpha longicaudata isolate KC_UGA_2023 chromosome 9, iyDiaLong2, whole genome shotgun sequence genome contains the following:
- the LOC135165768 gene encoding protein SDA1 homolog translates to MVRHNNQLPDNLPQLQNLIKRDPESYKEEFSQQYNHYKSTLEVFRLTPDKFNKSLDELLMFLAQVAHCYSDELVTYPQEIVDILKTHNTVLDNDMRMTFCKTLILLRNKGLLEPTVLLSLFFELLKCQDKALRQFLQTHIITDIKSINSKQKNTRVNTNLQNFMFTMLKDTNARAAKMSADIMIELYNKNVWNDSKTVNVLATGCFSKITKVMVACLKFFLGTDPEDGKNSDDSDSEDDTPNVKDVLMANKVNKKTKKREKQLKKVKQLFVKSKKNKSKAPQFNFSALHLVHDPQGLAERLFKQLDKNNDRFEIKLMTLDVISRLIGLHNLFLLNFYPYLQRFLQPHQREVTKLLQFVAQSSHELVPPEVLEPLLKTLVNNFVTERNSADVMAIGLNAVREICVRCPLVMNEDLLRDLAQYKNYRERSVMMAARSLISLFRQTMPELLHKKDRGRPTEATVAIESLKYGEVAAKDYVPGADVLLDEQKGGGSDSDSDDDDDDDEDGKWIDVNHSDEEGEDEEGDGDDEEEDGSGDEDDEEIESDDDDDDGDDEKDDEEGGDDNGEKKPTGKAVRKILKAKKRTKLDRKRDKMERLARMKKTKKVELTAERKAQAAQISVDRLLTDEDFKRIDTALVKQQVTHAKRGVKRPLQEETRGELVKLGDIENIFKKRKHDKNARLDSVKKGRDDREKFGYKDGRQNPLCSKTNREKKKTKAFQMIKHKIKSKTKRSFKDKQIALRNHLIKQKRMK, encoded by the exons atggttcGACACAACAATCAACTGCCGGACAATCTCCCCCAGCTTCAGAATCTCATAAAACGTGATCCTGAATCATACAAGGAAGAG TTCTCCCAGCAATATAATCATTACAAATCGACATTGGaagtatttcgtcttactccGGACAAATTCAACAAGAGTCTCGATGAACTCCTCATGTTCCTAGCCCAG GTCGCCCACTGCTACTCGGACGAATTGGTAACATATCCTCAAGAGATTGTAGATATCCTGAAGACGCACAATACTGTTCTTGACAATGATATGcgaatg ACATTCTGCAAGACGCTCATTCTCCTCCGGAACAAAGGCCTTCTGGAGCCTACAGTCCTCCTGAGTCTCTTCTTCGAGCTCCTGAAATGCCAAGACAAAGCCCTCCGCCAATTCCTCCAGACCCACATAATAACCGACATAAAAAGCATCAACTCAAAGCAAAAAAACACAAGAGTAAACACAAATCTCCAAAACTTCATGTTTACAATGCTGAAAGACACCAACGCCCGGGCGGCCAAGATGTCTGCCGACATAATGATAGAGTTGTACAATAAAAATGTCTGGAATGACTCGAAAACCGTCAATGTCTTGGCAACCGGTTGTTTCTCGAAGATCACCAAGGTCATGGTGGCCTGTCTGAAGTTCTTTCTGGGTACTGACCCAGAAGATGGTAAAAATTCAGACGATAGTGATTCAGAAGACGATACACCAAACGTCAAAGACGTCTTGATGGCGAATAAAGTCAACAAGAAGACGAAGAAACGAGAGAAGCAGTTGAAGAAAGTAAAACAGCTGTTTGTTAAATCGAAGAAGAACAAATCGAAGGCACCGCAGTTTAATTTTTCAGCCCTCCACCTGGTGCACGACCCCCAGGGCCTCGCTGAGAGGCTCTTCAAGCAATTGGACAAGAACAACGACAGATTTGAGATTAAACTCATGACTCTGGACGTTATTTCGAGACTGATTGGTCTTCACAATCtgtttctattgaatttttatccatATCTTCAGAGATTTCTGCAGCCACATCAGAGAGAGGTGACGAAACTCCTGCAATTCGTTGCTCAATCGTCGCACGAGTTGGTACCCCCCGAAGTACTGGAGCCTCTGTTGAAGACACTTGTGAATAATTTCGTGACCGAGAGGAATTCAGCGGATGTTATGGCCATTGGACTTAACGCAGTCCGAGAAATTTGTGTGCGTTGTCCACTGGTGATGAATGAAGATCTTCTCCGAGATTTGGCGCAGTACAAGAACTACAGGGAGAGGAGTGTCATGATGGCGGCCAGGTCTCTTATATCGTTGTTCCGGCAGACGATGCCGGAGTTATTGCATAAGAAGGACAGGGGAAGGCCAACCGAAGCCACTGTTGCTATTGAGAGTCTCAAGTATGGAGAGGTTGCTGCCAAGGATTATGTTCCTGGGGCTGATGTGCTTTTGGATGAACAGAAGGGAGGTGGAAGTGACAGCGACAGtgacgatgatgatgatgatgatgaggatgGGAAATGGATTGATGTTAATCATTCTGATGAGGAGGGAGAAGATGAGGAAGGTGATGGGGATGATGAAGAAGAAGACGGTAGTGGAGATGAAGATGATGAGGAAATCGagagtgatgatgatgatgatgatggggaTGATGAGAAGGATGATGAAGAGGGAGGTGATGACAATGGAGAAAAGAAACCCACAGGCAAGGCAGTTCGAAAAATACTGAAGGCGAAAAAACGAACAAAGTTGGACAGGAAGAGGGATAAAATGGAGAGACTAGCGAGGATGAAGAAGACGAAAAAGGTGGAGCTGACGGCTGAGCGAAAAGCACAAGCTGCGCAGATATCAGTGGATCGATTATTGACTGATGAAGACTTTAAGAGAATTGATACTGCTCTTGTGAAGCAGCAGGTAACACACGCGAAGAGGGGGGTGAAGAGACCACTTCAGGAGGAGACTCGTGGGGAGCTCGTTAAACTTGgggatattgaaaatatttttaagaagAGGAAACACGATAAAAATGCTCGTTTGGATTCTGTGAAGAAGGGGAGGGATGATCGTGAGAAATTTGGGTATAAGGATGGCCGACAGAATCCCCTCTGCAGTAAGACCAATCGAGAGAAGAAGAAGACCAAAGCCTTCCAGATGATCAAGCACAAGATCAAATCGAAAACGAAGAGATCGTTTAAGGATAAACAGATTGCTTTGAGGAATCATTTGATTAAACAAAAAcgaatgaaataa
- the LOC135165776 gene encoding origin recognition complex subunit 5 has protein sequence MEKHLKALKAKILCRDDVLRELCSLVGVPEEPLPQSIFVYGHIATGKSLVVKALLEHFHYNYSMVNCIEHNNTRHMFDYILQDLSSYKLKSENNYRGVYKCDNLMDFIDNLRQISVDNPENPMVVVFDKCDRLRDMDMNLLPALLRLRELSGVNMCTIFISDIIWEKYRVKMGMLEPMRIHFPQYTKDEMMEILFAYKPEGYADGFYQNYLNLFLSVFFRFCRDINELRYMAQINFSKYIEPVKSGQCDETDVTTLWRNISGVLKSNLEVIYLRVSTEDFKERTELSQQIESTTKLALSFELPFYAKFMLIAAYLASYNPAKEDKRLFMKQSSKTKKRKRAVPLNKPITMNTQVGPRTFPLDRMLAIFCAIIEEKVDLNANLLAQIPTMCKLGLLSVVGDNNLDEPKFRCCVNLDFVVIISKTVGFSVRNYLYDFIH, from the coding sequence ATGGAGAAACACTTGAAGGCACTGAAAGCCAAAATACTGTGTCGTGATGACGTGTTAAGAGAACTTTGCTCTCTGGTAGGGGTTCCGGAGGAGCCCCTGCCCCAAAGCATTTTTGTTTATGGCCACATAGCCACCGGAAAGTCCCTAGTGGTGAAAGCCCTCCTGGAGCATTTCCACTACAACTATTCGATGGTCAACTGCATTGAGCACAACAACACTCGTCACATGTTTGATTATATACTTCAAGACCTCAGCTCTTATAAGTTAAAGAGCGAAAATAATTATAGGGGGGTTTACAAATGCGATAATTTGATGGATTTCATCGACAATTTACGTCAGATATCCGTTGATAATCCTGAAAATCCTATGGTAGTTGTCTTTGACAAGTGCGACAGACTGAGAGATATGGACATGAATCTTCTGCCAGCTCTTTTGAGACTTCGAGAGCTGTCTGGAGTGAACATGTGCACAATTTTCATCTCAGACATCATCTGGGAGAAGTACAGAGTGAAGATGGGAATGCTGGAGCCCATGAGGATCCATTTTCCCCAGTATACTAAAGACGAAATGATGGAAATTCTGTTTGCGTACAAACCAGAAGGTTACGCTGACGGATTCTATCAGAATTACCTGAATCTCTTCCTCTCAGTGTTCTTCAGATTTTGCAGGGACATTAATGAGCTCCGTTACATGGCTCAGATCAACTTCTCGAAGTACATTGAGCCCGTTAAATCAGGCCAGTGTGACGAGACTGATGTTACAACCCTTTGGAGAAATATTTCAGGTGTTTTGAAGTCGAATCTTGAAGTTATTTACCTCAGAGTCTCCACTGAAGATTTTAAAGAGAGAACTGAACTATCACAGCAGATTGAATCCACTACGAAGTTAGCGCTGAGCTTTGAACTGCCATTTTACGCTAAATTTATGCTCATCGCTGCCTATCTGGCCTCGTACAATCCCGCTAAGGAGGATAAACGGTTGTTCATGAAACAGAGTAGTAAAACTAAGAAGAGAAAGAGGGCTGTCCCTTTGAATAAACCGATTACCATGAATACTCAAGTTGGACCGAGGACTTTTCCCCTAGACAGAATGCTCGCTATATTTTGCGCTATTATAGAGGAAAAAGTCGATCTCAATGCTAATTTACTTGCTCAAATTCCGACTATGTGTAAATTGGGACTGTTGTCAGTAGTTGGTGACAATAACTTGGATGAGCCGAAATTCAGATGCTGCGTTAATCTCGATTTTGTcgttattatttcaaaaactGTGGGGTTCAGTGTTAGAAATTACTTATACGATTTCATCCATTAA
- the LOC135165771 gene encoding uncharacterized protein LOC135165771, with amino-acid sequence MTHTKMWKGICALFGVLYLLRPGACSAHCYPQFCHNTSLRTIESQGSETINDGECLLTGIQNTAECMNMKFDGLPRLPPPGVLPLKLKISPYVYREAGTKVTAFNLTVQDMKFQRLVTRYQDRGDSASSYCRHIHYHGSNNFDLKRSLFVSCPFAPTTFEERSYSLEYLIVGNNYQYSRKFLFNVPSHHHIGEYVDNIRKYIPFVYIDISDIPDVSLHIQPIPEKFNASNYRVWVINNDTGASESVDLRLSNSGDHIEHNFTMVDGAYHIYVTSMHPDCGEQGCINTTLPVITIKQPTRRILIMIISVVWIPPVILYAIYYVYKLSKKKDVFKQIGKRPKCLLVYSPTHVAHVDVVSNLTRYLRSCNIAAMVDVLDIPETETKDPGHWCNEAFKSAESIVILASPTLGAVSVPVIYRNVDNHALRLLKENYSHRNKRYIAIELPYCTPDDIPEEARLFKKFRLPENLDKLVKHLHNVEFTKCTISSQPLIESINLAAIEISRERQESPKNIDETHGLLPIIDKSTITSAEEVSREDLRCENSKYEVVEEEPVARSFRTRIDELNLLGEIEEPGEIRYEPPSAPGEFRIDQLNL; translated from the exons ATGACACATACGAAAATGTGGAAAGGCATTTGTGCATTGTTTGGTGTTCTCTATCTGCTGAGGCCTGGAGCATGTTCTGCACATTGTTATCCACAATTTTGTCATAATACC TCTCTGCGTACAATAGAATCCCAGGGGAGCGAAACCATAAACGATGGAGAATGTCTTCTCACTGGCATTCAGAACACCGCAGAATGCATGAACATGAAATTTGATGGTCTGCCTCGACTACCACCCCCTGGAGTTCTCCCACTGAAGTTAAAAATTTCTCCTTACGTTTATCGTGAGGCAGGGACGAAAGTCACTGCCTTTAATCTCACTGTTCAagacatgaaatttcaaagatTGGTAACGAGGTACCAAGACCGTGGAGACTCTGCATCATCATACTGCCGACATATACATTATCATGgatcaaataattttgatctcaAGCGAAGTTTATTCGTGTCTTGTCCCTTCGCTCCAACAACATTCGAAGAACGATCGTACTCATTAGAGTACttaatcgttggaaataattACCAGTACAGTAGGAAGTTTTTGTTCAACGTCCCCAGTCATCATCACATTGGTGAATATGTTGACAACATTAGAAAATACATTCCCTTCGTCTACATAGATATTTCGGACATTCCCGATGTCTCGTTGCACATCCAGCCGATACCCGAAAAATTCAACGCCTCTAATTATCGTGTCTGGGTGATAAATAATGACACAGGTGCATCGGAATCAGTGGACCTTAGATTGTCAAATTCAGGGGACCATATTGAGCACAATTTCACAATGGTGGATGGTGCATATCACATCTATGTGACATCGATGCATCCAGATTGTGGCGAGCAAGGCTGCATAAACACCACATTACCCGTTATCACTATCAAACAGCCAACACGGCGCATATTAATCATGATAATAAGCGTTGTTTGGATACCCCCTGTGATACTCTACGCAATTTATTACGTTTACAAATTATCCAAGAAGAAGGATGTGTTCAAGCAAATCGGCAAACGACCAAAGTGTCTTCTGGTTTACTCACCAACGCATGTGGCACATGTAGACGTCGTTTCGAACTTAACCAGGTACCTGAGATCCTGTAATATTGCGGCTATGGTCGACGTCCTTGATATTCCTGAAACTGAGACAAAg GATCCAGGGCACTGGTGCAACGAGGCCTTCAAATCAGCGGAATCTATTGTAATCCTGGCATCACCGACTCTCGGTGCGGTATCAGTGCCAGTAATCTACAGAAATGTTGATAATCACGCACTGAGACTTTTAAAAGAGAATTATTCGCATAGAAATAAACGTTATATTGCCATTGAACTTCCTTACTGCACACCTGATGATATCCCTGAGGAAGCCAGGCTGTTCAAAAAATTCCGGCTCCCGGAGAACTTGGATAAGCTCGTGAAACACCTCCACAATGTCGAATTCACCAAGTGCACAATCTCGAGTCAGCCCTTGATCGAGAGCATAAATTTAGCGGCGATTGAGATCTctcgagagagacaggagagCCCGAAGAATATTGATGAGACTCATGGGCTTCTCCCTATCATCGATAAATCGACTATCACCAGTGCTGAAGAAGTTTCGCGTGAAGATCTCAGATGTGAAAATTCAAAGTATGAGGTTGTGGAGGAAGAACCTGTAGCCAGGTCCTTTAGAACACGAATTGACGAACTAAATTTATTAGGAGAGATTGAAGAGCCTGGGGAGATAAGGTACGAACCTCCGTCTGCTCCCGGTGAATTTCGTATCGATCAATTGAActtgtaa
- the LOC135165775 gene encoding putative odorant receptor 85e — protein MLFRVLRAFRNLHRKDTMEVLRTEHREILNMLLTVGRIGGIWSAVEPPLAIQRFLYTIYGLIAKGSMWTLAATMSADIISNSDDILAMSDAGAMLAGLSAVIAKVVVFQRHPKEIRRLINMVYSPIDTMVMAKDGYVYGLMNFHVTVEKVIEYGWAGMAVQLVGAMLISPVIFAGGNSSLPLRSKYPFDTTDDFKHNVALSLQIITAIFNFTAMFALDGLMRGFCRWTSFQMQILNSNFRHCDTIYSHSNQEPSAGKLTYMSDFESKINCFVLFHPTEITRERDSFLQRFETCIKHHQRIIVIMEGMNRVFGYYIFAEFSSSTFIMCLTGFQILLGKRSTTNVIKFMLYFNAAFVHLATCCFFGQMLSNEGNKIPDSVWMSGWEKESNMSHAGYLMIIALMRAKQIIELKALGFYAVSMETFLMIVKSSYSVFALLTATTDEIAE, from the exons ATGCTATTCCGAGTTCTCAGGGCTTTCAGAAACTTGCACCGGAAGGATACTATGGAGGTGCTGCGAACAGAGCATCGAGAGATTCTCAATATGCTTTTGACGGTGGGAAG gATCGGAGGAATCTGGAGTGCCGTGGAACCGCCCTTGGCAATTCAACGATTTCTCTACACCATCTACGGCCTCATCGCCAAGGGTTCCATGTGGACCCTCGCGGCGACGATGTCCGCCGATATAATTTCCAATTCCGATGACATTCTGGCGATGTCTGACGCCGGGGCGATGCTGGCCGGCCTCTCAGCGGTCATCGCCAAAGTCGTGGTCTTCCAACGGCACCCGAAGGAAATTCGACGACTCATCAATATGGTCTACAGTCCCATCGATACGATGGTCATGGCAAAAG ATGGATATGTTTACGGTTTGATGAACTTTCATGTAACTGTGGAGAAAGTCATAGAATATGGCTGGGCAGGTATGGCAGTTCAGCTTGTTGGTGCCATGCTCATATCCCCAGTGATATTTGCAGGTGGAAATTCCAGTCTGCCGTTGAGATCAAAGTATCCATTCGATACCACTGATGATTTCAAGCACAATGTGGCTCTGAGTTTGCAGATCATCACAGCTATCTTCAACTTTACTGCGATGTTCGCCCTGGACGGACTGATGAGGGGCTTCTGCAGGTGGACGAGCTTTCAGATGCAAATACTCAATTCAAATTTCCGACACTGTGATACGATCTACTCACACAGTAATCAAGAGCCTTCAGCTGGAAAACTGACGTATATGAGTGACTTTGAGagcaaaattaattgtttcgtTTTGTTTCATCCAACTGAAATCACCAGAGAGAGGGATTCTTTCTTGCAGCGATTCGAAACATGTATCAAACATCATCAGAGAATTATCGTCATAATGGAGGGCATGAATAGAGTCTTTGGGTATTATATATTCGCTGAGTTTTCGTCCAGTACATTCATCATGTGTCTGACGGGGTTCCAAATTCTTTTG GGAAAGAGGTCAACAACGAATGTCATCAAGTTTATGCTGTATTTCAACGCAGCATTCGTTCATTTAGCGACTTGTTGTTTTTTCGGACAAATGCTGTCAAACGAG GGTAATAAAATACCAGACAGCGTGTGGATGTCGGGATGGGAGAAAGAGTCGAATATGTCGCATGCTGGATATTTGATGATCATTGCCCTGATGCGTGCTAAGCAAATAATTGAGTTGAAGGCCCTCGGTTTTTACGCAGTTTCGATGGAGACTTTTTTAATG ATCGTTAAGAGTTCTTATTCAGTCTTTGCGCTACTTACGGCTACTACTGATGAAATTGCTGAATGA
- the LOC135165778 gene encoding pre-mRNA-splicing factor 38B isoform X1 translates to MQGQDGEGGDGGSPWNNSSGCEEERRPNAKEGKKSNVLPLWGNERTMNLNPLILTNILSSHYFKVNLYELKTYHEVIDEIYYKVAHLEPWEKGSRKTAGQTGMCGGRFMQVRGVGAGGIVSTAYCLLYKLFTLRLTRKQLNGLINHPDSPYIRALGFMYIRYTQPPADLFMWYDDYLEDDEEMDVKAGGGQVMKMGDILKQFLTKLEWFSTLFPRIPVPIQKDLEHRLGERFPQQTANARNAKPPITLNNHGKYNNSNSGRKDNGSAVARGNRHVQEEAQWGEEQTSQWRARSDEDRRDKYRDRSDRERRRSRERERSRDRGRIDDRKRDRHSRRSSRDRSRDRSRRNRSRSRDKFVGEKSKERHRDRDRHRDRRGSPIDYAAELARERDRQRRD, encoded by the exons ATGCAGGGACAAGATGGAGAAGGCGGCGACGGAG GTTCACCCTGGAACAATTCGAGTGGATGCGAAGAGGAGCGAAGACCAAATGCCAAAGAGGGTAAAAAGTCAAATGTTTTGCCCCTCTGGGGCAACGAGAGGACGATGAACTTGAATCCCCTCATATTGACAAATATCCTGTCATCACATTACTTCAAAGTTAATCTGTACGAGTTGAAGACGTATCACGAGGTTATTGATGAGATATACTACAAAGTTGCGCACCTGGAGCCTTGGGAAAAAGGCAGTAGAAAGACTGCTGGACAAACGGGAATGTGTGGAGGC CGGTTCATGCAGGTACGTGGTGTTGGAGCTGGTGGTATTGTTTCAACGGCTTATTGTCTTCTCTACAAATTATTTACGTTGAGATTAACTAGGAAACAACTTAATGGTCTCATCAATCATCCTGATTCACCTTATATTCGTGCACTTGGATTCATGTACATTAG ATATACACAGCCACCAGCTGATTTATTCATGTGGTATGACGATTACCTCGAGGACGATGAAGAGATGGATGTGAAAGCTGGTGGAGGTCAGGTAATGAAAATGGGTGACATTCTCAAACAGTTTCTGACGAAATTGGAATGGTTTTCAACCCTATTCCCACGTATACCAGTGCCTATACAAAAAGACCTAGAACATCGTCTGGGGGAGAGATTTCCACAGCAGACGGCAAATGCACGCAATGCCAAACCACCGATAACTctaaataaccatggaaagtACAACAATAGTAATAGTGGAAGAAAGGACAATGGTAGTGCTGTAGCCAGGGGGAACAGGCACGTGCAGGAGGAGGCTCAGTGGGGGGAGGAACAAACGAGCCAGTGGCGAGCCAG GTCTGATGAAGATCGAAGGGACAAATACAGGGACAGAAGTGATAGAGAGCGGAGGAGATCGAGGGAACGCGAGAGGTCGAGGGATCGGGGTAGAATAGACGACAGAAAACGTGATCGACACTCGAGGCGATCCAGTCGCGATCGCAGTCGTGACAGGAGTAGGAGGAACAGGAGTCGCAGTAGGGATAAATTCGTTGGGGAGAAGAGCAAGGAGCGTCATCGTGATAGGGATAGACATAGGGACAG AAGAGGTTCACCGATCGATTATGCAGCAGAGCTAGCAAGGGAACGAGATCGTCAACGCAGAGACTAG
- the LOC135165778 gene encoding pre-mRNA-splicing factor 38B isoform X2, translated as MQGQDGEGGDGGSPWNNSSGCEEERRPNAKEGKKSNVLPLWGNERTMNLNPLILTNILSSHYFKVNLYELKTYHEVIDEIYYKVAHLEPWEKGSRKTAGQTGMCGGVRGVGAGGIVSTAYCLLYKLFTLRLTRKQLNGLINHPDSPYIRALGFMYIRYTQPPADLFMWYDDYLEDDEEMDVKAGGGQVMKMGDILKQFLTKLEWFSTLFPRIPVPIQKDLEHRLGERFPQQTANARNAKPPITLNNHGKYNNSNSGRKDNGSAVARGNRHVQEEAQWGEEQTSQWRARSDEDRRDKYRDRSDRERRRSRERERSRDRGRIDDRKRDRHSRRSSRDRSRDRSRRNRSRSRDKFVGEKSKERHRDRDRHRDRRGSPIDYAAELARERDRQRRD; from the exons ATGCAGGGACAAGATGGAGAAGGCGGCGACGGAG GTTCACCCTGGAACAATTCGAGTGGATGCGAAGAGGAGCGAAGACCAAATGCCAAAGAGGGTAAAAAGTCAAATGTTTTGCCCCTCTGGGGCAACGAGAGGACGATGAACTTGAATCCCCTCATATTGACAAATATCCTGTCATCACATTACTTCAAAGTTAATCTGTACGAGTTGAAGACGTATCACGAGGTTATTGATGAGATATACTACAAAGTTGCGCACCTGGAGCCTTGGGAAAAAGGCAGTAGAAAGACTGCTGGACAAACGGGAATGTGTGGAGGC GTACGTGGTGTTGGAGCTGGTGGTATTGTTTCAACGGCTTATTGTCTTCTCTACAAATTATTTACGTTGAGATTAACTAGGAAACAACTTAATGGTCTCATCAATCATCCTGATTCACCTTATATTCGTGCACTTGGATTCATGTACATTAG ATATACACAGCCACCAGCTGATTTATTCATGTGGTATGACGATTACCTCGAGGACGATGAAGAGATGGATGTGAAAGCTGGTGGAGGTCAGGTAATGAAAATGGGTGACATTCTCAAACAGTTTCTGACGAAATTGGAATGGTTTTCAACCCTATTCCCACGTATACCAGTGCCTATACAAAAAGACCTAGAACATCGTCTGGGGGAGAGATTTCCACAGCAGACGGCAAATGCACGCAATGCCAAACCACCGATAACTctaaataaccatggaaagtACAACAATAGTAATAGTGGAAGAAAGGACAATGGTAGTGCTGTAGCCAGGGGGAACAGGCACGTGCAGGAGGAGGCTCAGTGGGGGGAGGAACAAACGAGCCAGTGGCGAGCCAG GTCTGATGAAGATCGAAGGGACAAATACAGGGACAGAAGTGATAGAGAGCGGAGGAGATCGAGGGAACGCGAGAGGTCGAGGGATCGGGGTAGAATAGACGACAGAAAACGTGATCGACACTCGAGGCGATCCAGTCGCGATCGCAGTCGTGACAGGAGTAGGAGGAACAGGAGTCGCAGTAGGGATAAATTCGTTGGGGAGAAGAGCAAGGAGCGTCATCGTGATAGGGATAGACATAGGGACAG AAGAGGTTCACCGATCGATTATGCAGCAGAGCTAGCAAGGGAACGAGATCGTCAACGCAGAGACTAG
- the LOC135165790 gene encoding glycosaminoglycan xylosylkinase: MIGRRCALFALGGLLILVLTVNIYFIRMIVENSPEKSYSRNLPVSGEKNGENLGTKDEEKKGVGKSMTREMEEKIKAEMRLLPSKYFKRNSSYAVLLDRLLAELRIMPNAQKDIWSIPNNNWPDAHQLVPPAAPELGTIFEAMRKAKVLKADNAPVGTQLKLMLTLESGVKALFKPQWYARDTILNGPVYFGKDRHNAEVAAFHLSSLLGLRRVPLTVTRKLRLSEIRSCATPKLYETLYQEGNETCFYGVCHYCSPADPVCSSSDILEGALILWLPDYLKLFKHRHPWQRTYKHNKLALWETDIRYCDKVKETKTYAPHTSSRLLDLIDTAVFDYLMDNGDRHHYELTHNFHNPAVLLIDNGKSLANPDVDHIDILAPLYQCCMIHKTTWDRLQLLGGGALSVSLGRLLAHESMMAGIQSLITEDHLSAMDRRLLTVYAVVEYCLKIKKYPSSVILDHR, encoded by the exons ATGATTGGCCGGAGATGCGCACTCTTCGCGCTCGGCGGTCTCTTGATTCTCGTCCTCACcgttaatatttatttcatccgCATGATCGTCGAGAATTCCCCGGAGAAGAGTTATTCACGCAACCTGCCGGTATCGGGGGAGAAGAATGGAGAAAATTTGGGGACTAaggatgaggagaaaaaaggAGTGGGCAAGTCGATGACTAGAGAGAtggaggagaaaataaaagcTGAAATGCGACTGCTACCTTCCAAGTATTTCAAAAGGAACTCCAGCTATGCTGTGCTGCTGGATAGGCTCCTTGCTGAATTGAGGATCATGCCTAATGCCCAGAAGGACATCTGGAGTATCCCCAATAATAAC TGGCCGGATGCTCACCAATTGGTGCCACCAGCGGCACCAGAATTGGGGACGATATTCGAGGCAATGAGAAAAGCAAAGGTATTAAAAGCTGATAATGCACCAGTCGGTACACAATTGAAATTGATGCTGACATTGGAGTCAGGTGTTAAAGCACTTTTTAAGCCCCAATGGTACGCGCGAGATACTATTTTAAATGGGCCAGTGTATTTCGGCAAAGATCGTCACAATGCCGAGGTCGCGGCCTTCCATTTGTCTTCCTTACTTGGACTCAGGAGAGTACCTCTCACTGTCACTAGAAAAT tgAGACTCAGTGAAATTCGCAGTTGCGCGACACCGAAATTATACGAAACTCTATATCAAGAGGGAAATGAGACTTGTTTCTACGGGGTCTGTCATTACTGCTCACCAGCAGATCCAGTTTGTAGTTCTAGTGATATTCTGGAGGGTGCACTAATTCTCTGGCTACCGGATTATCTCAAGTTATTTAAACATCGACATCCGTGGCAGAGAACTTATAAACATAATAAATTAGCTCTGTGGGAAACGGATATTCGTTATTGTGACAAG GTGAAAGAGACAAAGACTTATGCCCCTCATACCTCCAGTCGTCTCCTAGACCTGATAGACACAGCAGTCTTCGACTATCTGATGGACAACGGAGACAGGCATCATTACGAATTGACTCATAATTTCCATAATCCCGCTGTACTATTGATAGATAATGGCAAGAGCCTGGCCAATCCAGACGTCGATCATATAGATATTCTGGCACCTCTCTATCAATGCTGCATGATCCACAAAACCACCTGGGACAGGCTGCAATTGCTGGGCGGGGGTGCGCTCAGTGTCTCCCTGGGCCGACTTCTTGCACACGAGTCCATGATGGCTGGGATTCAATCTCTCATCACCGAGGATCACCTCAGTGCCATGGACAGAAGACTACTCACTGTTTACGCGGTTGTGGAGTattgtttgaaaattaaaaaatacccaTCGAGTGTCATTCTAGATCATCGATAA